A genomic window from Candidatus Rokuibacteriota bacterium includes:
- a CDS encoding phosphatidylglycerophosphatase A, with protein MASGAGAGYFPVAPGTAGSLVAAVGLWLIPFSRVGLWAALAAVVVVGIWASHRVEAVLERKDPGVIVIDEVAGMMVAVLLLPRTLGVLLCAFLLFRLFDIWKPFPAREVEALRGGFGVVADDLIAGVYALVLIMGARMLFGVPR; from the coding sequence ATCGCCAGCGGCGCGGGCGCGGGCTACTTCCCCGTTGCGCCCGGCACCGCCGGCAGCCTGGTGGCGGCCGTCGGGCTCTGGCTCATCCCGTTCTCCCGCGTCGGCCTCTGGGCCGCGCTGGCGGCGGTCGTCGTCGTCGGGATCTGGGCCTCGCACCGCGTCGAGGCCGTGCTCGAGCGCAAGGATCCCGGCGTGATCGTCATCGACGAGGTGGCGGGTATGATGGTGGCGGTCCTGCTCCTGCCCCGCACCCTCGGTGTCCTCCTCTGCGCATTCCTCCTCTTCCGGCTCTTCGACATCTGGAAGCCCTTCCCGGCGCGCGAGGTCGAGGCCCTGCGCGGCGGCTTCGGCGTCGTGGCGGACGACCTGATCGCGGGCGTCTACGCCCTCGTGCTGATCATGGGCGCGCGGATGCTCTTCGGAGTGCCTCGGTGA
- a CDS encoding regulatory protein RecX: MASRGRRPARGPRERRELDAKAAKLAAFDLLARKSWSARELTSRLKRRGAPDEIARAVVAELCSRGYVDDASFARFWAESRARGRRVGSRRLRQELLQKGIPRDVAAAAIAAAFEEAPEALRCLEAGRRRLPALLRAGLPRAAPRLRDYLVRRGYPLAVVMRTVAALTGTRPDGDAPSD, encoded by the coding sequence GTGGCGTCGCGGGGCCGCCGCCCGGCGCGCGGGCCCCGGGAGCGGCGGGAGCTGGACGCGAAGGCCGCCAAGCTGGCGGCCTTCGACCTTCTCGCCCGCAAGTCCTGGAGCGCCCGCGAGCTGACGAGCCGGCTGAAGCGCCGCGGCGCGCCCGACGAGATCGCGCGTGCGGTGGTCGCCGAGCTCTGCTCCCGAGGCTACGTGGACGACGCCTCGTTCGCGCGCTTCTGGGCCGAGTCGCGCGCGCGCGGGCGGCGCGTCGGCAGCCGCCGTCTCCGCCAGGAGCTTCTCCAGAAGGGCATTCCGCGCGACGTGGCCGCCGCGGCGATCGCCGCCGCCTTCGAGGAGGCGCCCGAGGCTCTGCGGTGCCTCGAGGCGGGACGCCGCCGGCTGCCGGCCCTCCTGCGGGCCGGCCTCCCACGGGCGGCGCCGCGGCTGCGCGACTACCTCGTGCGCCGCGGATACCCCCTAGCGGTCGTCATGCGGACGGTCGCGGCGCTCACCGGGACGCGCCCCGACGGAGACGCACCGTCCGACTGA
- a CDS encoding nicotinamide-nucleotide amidohydrolase family protein yields MSPAHVLTVADGAADDRAARDVARALAAAGTLVASRQVVDPSEAALEPALRGPLEGGGLTVVLAEPGGSAGELVPRVVARLTGARLVLNERRLALLEASFAQRGQAMPRRLDRLGLLPKGALLLPSAPDGWDGWSLAGKNGVLVVLPLGSPHLGSMVSDFLKAPAGLEAAEALVQRVLLTTGLEAADAEARVGAWLGKEGDVTVSCVPVEGDVHVRLLGRGATRALAESALAPVEAEVRAALGADCYGRDDDLLEEVVGRLLLERAWTVSVAESCTGGLLGHRLTNIAGSSRYVERGVIVYSNRAKEDLLGVPEPLLRAHGAVSAPVAQAMAAGVCRISGSPCGLAVTGIAGPDGGSAEKPVGTVYIGCATPAGVETRRCRFAGDRVAIKWQSSQAALDMLRRRLVP; encoded by the coding sequence GTGAGCCCGGCTCATGTGCTCACGGTGGCGGACGGCGCGGCCGACGACAGGGCGGCCCGTGACGTGGCGCGCGCGCTGGCCGCAGCGGGCACCCTGGTCGCGTCGCGCCAGGTGGTGGACCCGAGCGAGGCGGCGCTCGAGCCCGCGCTGCGCGGACCGCTCGAGGGCGGCGGGCTCACGGTCGTGCTCGCAGAGCCCGGTGGCTCGGCGGGTGAGTTGGTGCCCCGCGTGGTCGCGCGCCTCACTGGCGCGCGGCTCGTCCTCAACGAGCGGCGCCTGGCGCTGCTCGAGGCCTCGTTTGCCCAGCGCGGCCAGGCCATGCCGAGGCGGCTCGACAGGCTCGGACTCTTGCCCAAGGGCGCCCTACTTCTGCCGTCGGCGCCCGACGGCTGGGATGGCTGGTCGCTCGCGGGGAAGAACGGAGTCCTCGTCGTCCTGCCCCTGGGCTCTCCACACCTCGGGAGCATGGTGAGCGACTTTCTCAAGGCGCCGGCCGGACTCGAAGCGGCGGAGGCGCTCGTCCAGCGCGTGCTCCTGACGACCGGACTCGAAGCGGCGGATGCCGAGGCGCGCGTCGGTGCATGGCTCGGCAAGGAGGGCGACGTCACGGTCTCCTGCGTGCCCGTCGAGGGCGACGTCCATGTGCGCCTGCTCGGGCGCGGCGCCACTCGCGCGCTGGCCGAGTCCGCGCTGGCGCCGGTCGAGGCCGAGGTGCGCGCGGCGCTCGGCGCCGACTGCTACGGCCGGGACGACGACCTCCTCGAGGAGGTTGTCGGGCGGCTCCTCTTGGAGCGCGCGTGGACCGTGTCGGTCGCCGAGTCGTGCACGGGCGGCCTCCTCGGCCACCGGCTGACCAATATCGCGGGTTCGTCGCGTTACGTCGAGCGCGGGGTCATCGTTTACTCGAACCGCGCCAAGGAAGACCTCCTCGGCGTCCCCGAGCCGCTCCTGCGCGCCCACGGCGCCGTCAGCGCGCCCGTCGCCCAGGCGATGGCGGCGGGCGTCTGCCGCATCTCGGGCTCGCCCTGCGGCTTGGCCGTCACGGGCATCGCCGGCCCGGACGGCGGCAGCGCGGAGAAGCCGGTCGGCACGGTCTACATCGGCTGCGCGACGCCGGCCGGCGTTGAGACGCGCCGCTGTCGCTTCGCCGGCGACCGCGTGGCCATCAAGTGGCAGTCCTCCCAAGCGGCGCTCGACATGCTTCGCCGCCGGCTGGTGCCCTGA
- the recA gene encoding recombinase RecA: MAEVAKSDRRQALDLAIASIDRQFGKGAIMRLGQGGVFDEISVIPTGALSLDVALGIGGIPRGRVTEIYGPESSGKTTLALHIIAEAQHMGGTAAFIDAEHALDPKYAKNLGVNTDELLISQPDTGEQALEIAETLVRSNAVDAIVIDSVAALVPRAELDGDMGDSLPGLQARLMSQALRKLTAAIARSGGAVIFINQIREKIGVMFGCFHYTTRVVLADGSTEKIGKLVNQRRAVEVLSYDSATGRIEPRRVVNWFDNGRVDHFLQFEVEGGRSGRRHFGATESHVIFTPNGPTAAADLEVGDEVLVSVRDYDLTAGQWQVILGGSFGDGSLRKVGTHAASFRVGHSEAQKDYLRWKHSMLAPFSSPIRRTGNGFGFDTLAIPALADLRSHYYGTGRERLAAQAVLDRLDTRGLAVWYADDGSFMGSYARWGKGKAVLYNTALSAESRARVVGLFERLGIGHPRDDGRGFWLSSEQTATFHRMIAPYVHPSMDFKLHPSERGRFEWQPELDGSVAPLANRARLRAVPARILKRYVKPATRSTHRFDLEIEGNHTYLVDGVVVHNSPETTTGGRALKFYSSIRLDIRRQEAIKNGTESIGVHTKVKVVKNKLAPPFREAEFDVIYGEGISKEGSVLDAAVEQNLVEKSGTWHTYGTERIGQGRENAKKYLKDNPKILADLEVKVRAALGLKPVGGGPAPVRAEPQKAAK; encoded by the coding sequence ATGGCTGAAGTAGCGAAGAGCGATCGGCGGCAGGCCCTCGACCTGGCCATCGCGTCCATCGACCGTCAGTTCGGCAAGGGTGCCATCATGCGCCTGGGCCAGGGGGGCGTGTTCGACGAGATCTCGGTCATCCCGACCGGGGCGCTCTCCCTCGACGTCGCGCTCGGCATCGGCGGCATCCCGCGCGGTCGCGTCACCGAGATCTACGGGCCGGAGTCCTCCGGCAAGACGACGCTGGCGCTGCACATCATCGCGGAAGCCCAGCACATGGGCGGCACGGCCGCCTTCATCGACGCCGAGCACGCCCTCGACCCGAAGTACGCCAAGAACCTCGGCGTCAATACCGACGAGCTCCTGATCTCCCAGCCGGACACCGGGGAGCAGGCGCTCGAGATCGCCGAGACGCTCGTGCGCTCGAACGCCGTGGACGCGATCGTGATCGACTCGGTCGCGGCGCTCGTGCCGCGGGCCGAGCTCGACGGCGACATGGGCGACTCGCTGCCGGGCCTGCAGGCGCGGCTCATGTCCCAGGCGCTCCGCAAGCTCACGGCGGCCATCGCGCGCTCCGGCGGCGCCGTGATCTTCATCAACCAGATCCGCGAAAAAATAGGCGTCATGTTCGGCTGTTTCCACTACACGACGCGAGTCGTCCTGGCCGATGGAAGCACGGAGAAGATCGGCAAGCTGGTGAACCAGCGTCGAGCCGTGGAAGTCCTCTCGTACGATTCCGCCACGGGTCGGATCGAGCCGCGCCGCGTGGTGAACTGGTTCGACAACGGCCGTGTCGATCATTTCCTCCAGTTCGAGGTCGAAGGGGGACGGTCCGGTCGCCGCCATTTTGGAGCCACGGAGAGCCACGTCATCTTCACTCCTAACGGACCGACCGCGGCCGCCGATCTGGAGGTTGGTGATGAGGTGCTCGTCTCGGTACGAGACTACGACCTCACGGCCGGCCAGTGGCAGGTGATCCTCGGCGGCAGCTTCGGGGACGGTTCCCTCCGGAAGGTGGGCACGCACGCGGCGTCGTTCCGGGTAGGGCACAGCGAAGCGCAGAAGGACTATCTGCGCTGGAAACACTCGATGCTGGCGCCGTTCTCGAGTCCCATTCGCCGCACGGGCAATGGGTTCGGCTTTGACACGCTGGCAATTCCGGCGCTCGCCGATCTGCGGAGCCACTACTACGGCACCGGCCGCGAGCGTCTCGCTGCCCAGGCCGTTCTCGACCGGCTCGATACGCGGGGGCTGGCCGTTTGGTACGCCGATGACGGGTCATTCATGGGGTCCTATGCCCGCTGGGGCAAGGGCAAAGCCGTGCTCTACAACACGGCCCTCTCAGCGGAATCCCGCGCTCGTGTGGTGGGTCTCTTTGAGCGCCTCGGTATCGGGCACCCCCGCGATGACGGCCGGGGTTTCTGGCTCTCCTCGGAGCAGACCGCCACATTCCACCGGATGATCGCGCCGTATGTGCATCCCTCGATGGACTTCAAGCTCCATCCGAGCGAGCGAGGCCGGTTCGAGTGGCAGCCCGAGCTCGACGGATCCGTGGCGCCCCTGGCGAATCGTGCCCGCTTGCGCGCAGTGCCGGCCCGTATCCTGAAGCGGTACGTCAAGCCCGCAACCCGTTCGACCCACCGCTTCGATCTGGAAATTGAAGGGAATCACACCTACCTCGTGGACGGCGTGGTCGTGCACAACTCGCCCGAGACGACCACGGGAGGCCGGGCTCTCAAGTTCTACTCGTCCATCCGCCTCGACATCCGGCGGCAGGAGGCGATCAAGAACGGCACCGAGTCGATCGGCGTGCACACCAAGGTCAAGGTCGTGAAGAACAAGCTCGCGCCGCCGTTCCGCGAGGCGGAGTTCGACGTCATCTACGGCGAGGGCATCTCCAAGGAAGGTTCCGTCCTCGATGCCGCGGTCGAGCAGAACCTCGTCGAGAAGTCCGGCACCTGGCACACGTACGGGACAGAGCGGATCGGCCAGGGCCGCGAGAACGCCAAGAAGTACCTCAAGGACAACCCCAAGATTCTGGCGGACCTCGAGGTCAAGGTGCGCGCGGCGCTGGGCCTCAAGCCGGTCGGTGGCGGGCCGGCGCCGGTGCGCGCCGAGCCCCAGAAAGCGGCCAAGTAG
- a CDS encoding copper resistance protein CopC — protein MVSVRELGAAVALTALLLGAGVAWGHAFLERADPRVGSTVKAAPSQVRVWFTEALEPAFSTLEVVNQSGDRVDRGPARVDAASPVLLQVSLKPLAPGTYRVKWRVLSVDTHVTEGDFTFRVSEGR, from the coding sequence ATGGTGAGCGTGAGGGAGCTCGGCGCAGCTGTCGCTCTGACGGCGCTCCTGCTCGGGGCGGGCGTGGCGTGGGGGCACGCCTTCCTCGAGCGGGCCGACCCGCGCGTGGGCAGCACCGTCAAGGCGGCGCCGTCTCAGGTGCGGGTGTGGTTTACCGAGGCGCTCGAGCCCGCCTTCAGCACCCTCGAGGTGGTGAACCAATCCGGTGACCGCGTGGACCGGGGCCCCGCCCGGGTGGACGCGGCGAGCCCGGTCCTGCTCCAGGTGTCGCTCAAGCCGCTCGCGCCCGGCACCTACCGCGTCAAGTGGCGCGTGCTCTCGGTGGACACCCACGTCACGGAAGGCGACTTCACCTTCCGGGTGAGCGAGGGCCGGTAG
- the thpR gene encoding RNA 2',3'-cyclic phosphodiesterase, with protein sequence MPRAFVAVVLDEQTRRTVAAQIDRLRPLSKTVAWVPPHNLHLTLRFLGDQTEEQLADVVPALEEAASGVPTFTLSLKGLGAFPALDHPRTLWVGVSEGVQDVQRLQARVAEALERRGVPIEARAWQAHVTIGRVTDEKRWRREGMPELRSAVVRGAATPFGSMPVASIALMRSDLYTSGARYTGIASVPLSSEYDV encoded by the coding sequence ATGCCGCGCGCCTTCGTCGCCGTCGTGCTGGACGAGCAGACGAGGCGGACCGTCGCTGCGCAGATCGACCGTCTGCGCCCGCTCTCCAAGACCGTCGCCTGGGTGCCGCCCCACAACCTCCACCTGACGCTCCGATTCCTCGGCGACCAGACAGAGGAGCAGCTGGCGGACGTGGTGCCGGCTCTCGAGGAGGCTGCCTCGGGCGTGCCGACCTTCACGCTGAGTCTCAAGGGGTTGGGCGCCTTCCCCGCCCTCGACCATCCGCGCACCCTCTGGGTCGGTGTCTCCGAGGGCGTGCAGGACGTGCAACGGCTGCAGGCCCGCGTGGCCGAGGCGCTCGAGAGGCGGGGCGTCCCGATCGAAGCGCGCGCCTGGCAGGCGCACGTCACCATCGGCCGCGTCACCGACGAGAAGCGCTGGCGGCGCGAGGGCATGCCGGAGCTCCGCTCGGCGGTGGTGCGCGGGGCCGCCACGCCCTTCGGCTCGATGCCCGTCGCCTCGATCGCGCTCATGCGGAGCGACCTCTACACTTCGGGGGCTCGCTACACGGGCATCGCCTCCGTGCCGCTGTCCTCCGAGTACGACGTCTGA
- a CDS encoding type IV pilus twitching motility protein PilT, with amino-acid sequence MDFHQLLSECVKRSASDLHLKSGSRPIVRVHGHLETQDDLPAVTRDFMRKTAMTLLGEIRYNALMEGEEMDLAHSVPSVGRFRINVFLCQGDVRAVLRHIPERIPPFEELHLPKVLERLCLERRGMVLVTGITGSGKTTTLAAMLDFMNRTRNDHIVTIEDPVEFVHEDKKCVISQREIGQDSTSFAQALRAALRQDPDIILVGEMRDAETMEVALHAAETGHLVLSTLHTLNATETINRIISIFPPHQEDQIRAQLSAVIQGVVSQRLVVRADGKGRVPAVEVMMMTGLIRESIRERLKTPQIPTVIAAGQAQYGMQTFDQSLLGLYRQELVTYETARDAATNPDDFDLKIKGIFSTGEMTWDASSPGFVGAPSVGRLPGPAKRN; translated from the coding sequence ATGGACTTCCACCAGCTCCTGAGCGAGTGCGTGAAGCGCAGCGCCTCCGACCTGCACCTCAAGTCTGGCTCGCGCCCCATCGTGCGCGTGCACGGCCACCTCGAGACGCAGGACGACCTTCCGGCGGTGACGCGCGACTTCATGCGCAAGACGGCCATGACGCTGCTGGGCGAGATCCGCTACAACGCGCTGATGGAGGGCGAGGAGATGGACCTCGCCCACAGCGTCCCGAGCGTCGGGCGCTTCCGCATCAACGTCTTCCTCTGCCAGGGCGACGTGCGCGCCGTGCTCCGCCACATCCCCGAGCGCATCCCGCCCTTCGAGGAGCTGCACCTGCCCAAGGTGCTGGAGCGCCTCTGCCTGGAGCGCCGCGGCATGGTGCTGGTCACCGGCATCACCGGTTCCGGCAAGACCACGACGCTCGCGGCCATGCTCGACTTCATGAACCGGACGCGCAACGACCACATCGTCACCATCGAGGACCCGGTCGAGTTCGTCCACGAGGACAAGAAGTGCGTCATCAGCCAGCGCGAGATCGGGCAGGACTCGACGAGCTTCGCGCAGGCGCTGCGCGCCGCCCTCCGCCAGGACCCGGACATTATCCTCGTCGGCGAGATGCGCGACGCCGAGACGATGGAAGTGGCGCTGCACGCCGCGGAGACGGGCCACCTCGTGCTCTCGACCCTCCACACGCTGAACGCGACCGAGACGATCAACCGCATCATCTCGATCTTCCCGCCGCACCAGGAGGACCAGATCCGCGCCCAGCTCTCCGCCGTCATCCAGGGCGTCGTCTCCCAGCGCCTGGTGGTCCGCGCCGACGGCAAGGGGCGCGTGCCGGCGGTCGAGGTGATGATGATGACCGGTCTCATCCGCGAGTCCATCCGCGAGAGGCTCAAGACGCCGCAGATCCCCACCGTCATCGCGGCGGGCCAGGCGCAGTACGGCATGCAGACCTTCGACCAGTCCCTGCTCGGCCTCTACCGCCAGGAGCTCGTGACGTACGAGACGGCGCGGGACGCCGCGACCAACCCCGACGACTTCGATCTCAAGATCAAGGGCATCTTCTCCACCGGTGAGATGACCTGGGACGCGAGCAGCCCCGGCTTCGTGGGCGCCCCCAGCGTCGGCAGGCTGCCGGGCCCCGCCAAGCGGAACTAG
- the rimO gene encoding 30S ribosomal protein S12 methylthiotransferase RimO, whose product MKVHFTTLGCPKNQVDSELMLGMLARSGHEITDTAETADCLVVNTCAFIDRAREESIQTILELARVKEAGRARALIVTGCLTQRYGGEILSEIPEVTAILGTSELDRIVDLVNQADGRQDWVTSAPPGYLYDSKTPRLLTSRVPYAYVKIAEGCDMGCTFCAIPQFRGAHRSRKLPDIVAEVEGLCRQGIQEAILVSQDTLAYGRELPGNGDIGDLLLALSETRMPWIRPMYVHPAHVNDRLVDKWRRARVVPYLDMPVQHGDDAILRAMRRAVTARRMREIVAQFREAIPGVTIRTTVLVGFPGETDAAFDNLLSFVEDTAFDRLGVFTYSVEEGTPAATMPDQVPADVMAARAHQVQDLQDSLAWERQKALYGTKQTVLVDGASADPAFPFEGRTAGQAPEIDGVVYLRDPELSPGRFAEVRIVEVDGYELVGE is encoded by the coding sequence ATGAAAGTCCATTTCACCACTCTCGGCTGCCCCAAGAACCAGGTCGACTCCGAGCTGATGCTGGGTATGCTAGCCCGGTCCGGCCACGAGATCACGGATACCGCCGAGACGGCCGACTGCCTCGTCGTCAATACCTGCGCCTTCATCGACCGGGCGCGCGAGGAATCGATCCAGACGATTCTCGAGCTGGCGCGCGTGAAAGAGGCGGGCCGCGCGCGGGCGCTCATCGTGACCGGGTGTCTCACCCAGCGCTACGGCGGCGAGATCCTGAGCGAGATCCCCGAGGTCACGGCCATCCTCGGCACATCCGAGCTCGACCGGATCGTGGATCTCGTCAACCAGGCGGATGGCCGGCAGGACTGGGTCACGAGCGCGCCGCCGGGCTATCTCTACGACTCGAAGACTCCGCGGCTGCTGACGTCGAGGGTACCTTACGCGTACGTGAAGATCGCCGAAGGCTGCGACATGGGCTGCACCTTCTGCGCCATCCCCCAATTCCGGGGCGCGCACAGGAGCCGGAAGCTCCCGGACATCGTGGCCGAGGTCGAGGGGCTCTGCAGGCAGGGCATCCAGGAGGCCATCCTCGTTTCCCAGGACACGCTCGCCTATGGCAGGGAGCTGCCCGGAAACGGCGACATCGGCGATTTGCTCCTCGCGCTCTCTGAGACGCGCATGCCGTGGATCAGGCCCATGTACGTCCACCCAGCGCACGTAAACGATCGCCTGGTGGACAAGTGGCGGCGCGCGCGCGTCGTGCCGTATCTCGACATGCCGGTGCAGCACGGCGACGATGCGATCCTCCGGGCCATGCGCCGCGCCGTCACCGCGCGACGGATGAGAGAGATCGTGGCGCAGTTCCGCGAAGCCATCCCGGGCGTCACGATCCGCACGACGGTCCTCGTGGGCTTTCCCGGCGAGACGGACGCCGCTTTCGACAACCTCCTGTCTTTCGTCGAGGACACGGCCTTCGACCGCCTGGGCGTCTTCACCTACTCGGTCGAGGAGGGCACGCCTGCGGCAACCATGCCTGACCAGGTGCCCGCGGACGTGATGGCGGCGCGCGCGCACCAGGTCCAGGACCTTCAGGATAGCCTCGCCTGGGAGCGTCAGAAGGCGCTCTACGGCACGAAGCAGACCGTCCTGGTGGACGGCGCGAGCGCCGATCCCGCCTTCCCCTTCGAGGGGAGGACGGCGGGACAGGCGCCGGAAATCGACGGCGTCGTCTACCTCCGCGATCCCGAGCTCAGCCCCGGACGCTTCGCAGAGGTCCGCATCGTCGAAGTGGACGGCTACGAGCTCGTGGGGGAATAG